GACGCCATGGCCTTCAACGGGCAGGTGCCCGGCCCCGAGCTCCGCGTCAACGAGGGCGACCGCGTGCGGTTCGTCGTCCAGAACCAGATGACCGAGCCGTTCGTGCTGCACTTCCACGGCCTGACGGTGCCAAACAGCGAGGACGGCGTGCCCTACGTGACTCAGCCGCCGATCATGCCCGGGGAGTACTGGACGTACGAGTTCACGATCAAGGATCCCCCCGGCATGTACGTCTACCACTCGCACTTCAACTCCGCGGAGCAGGTCGACAAGGGCCTCTACGGCTCATTGATCGTGGAGCCCAAGAACGGGAACTGGGCACCCGTGTACGGGGCCGACCCGGCCGTCGAGTACACGATGTTCGTGGGTGACGGGACGCTCGGGTACAACCTGAACGGGAAGTCGTTCCCGGCCACCCAACCGATCGTGGCGGCCAAGGGCGATTGGGTGCTGATCCACCTCGCGAACGACGGCGCGTTGTTGCACCCGATGCACCTGCACGGCTTCCACTTCATGGTCGTGGGCGAGGACGGATACCCGCTGGCCGAGCGGAACCGGTACCTCGCGGACACGCTCGTGATCGCGCCCGGGTCGAGGTTCGACATCATGGTCAAGGCCGAATACCCCGGGGCGTGGGCCTTCCACTGCCACATCCTGCCGCACGCCGAGGGGCCGGAGGGCATGTTCGGGATGGTGACCGCGCTCGTCGTGCAGTGACGTTCGCGATCCGACCAGTCGCTGCGAGGCCGCGGCGTCCTGCCCCGGCCCTCGTCGTTCCTAGAGGGGGAGCCGCGCCCTGATCGTGGTGCCTTCGCCGGCGACGCTGAGGATCGTGAGCTCGCCGCCCAGCGAGGTCACCCGCTCACGCAGGTTGCGCATGCCCATGCCCGACGAGGGGGCCGACGGGTCGAACCCCATGCCGTCGTCGTCGACCTCGAGCTCGGCGCCGCCGTCGGAGCGTCGCAGGCTGATGCGGCACGATGTGGCCTGGGCATGGCGGCCCACGTTCGAGAGGGCCTCGCGCACGAGCTGTACCACGTCGGCCGCGCGACTCGCGAGCTCGGCCGCAACGCCGTCGTCGACGTCGACGATCGTGAGCACGTCGGACCGCCCCTGGAACTCGAGCGCGAGCTGCTGGAGCGCCTGGTCGAGCTGACGGTCGGCGAGGATGCCGGGCCGCAGCCCGAAGATGTAGTTGCGCAGGTCGCGGATCGCGCGGTCGACCTCTTCCGTCGCGTTCTCGATGCGTCGGGCGATCTCGGGGTCGTTGGCCATCGCCGCGGTGCCCTGCAGCCCCATGCCCACCGCGAACAGCGCCTGGATCACGCCGTCGTGTAGCTCCTTCGCGATGCGCTCGCGTTCCTCGAGCAGCTCGAGCCGGGCGAGCTCCTCGTGAGCTCGCCGCATCTCCTCGTACAGCCGGGCGTTCTCGATCGCGACGCCGGCCTGCGTGGCCAGCACGACCAACGCGGCCTCGTCGTCCTCGGTGAACTCCGAGGCCCCTTGCTTCTCGGTGAGGTAGATGTTGCCGAAGACCTGGCCGAGGGCCGTGACCGGCGCCCCGAGGAACGAATGCATCGGCGGGTGGTTCGGCGGGAAGCCGGCCGACCTCGGGTCGGCACCGATCTCGGGGATGCGCATCGGTCGCCGTTCCCGGATCAGCAGCCCGAGGATGCCGTGACCCACCGGCGGGTGCCCGATCGCGGCTCGCTCCTGCTCGGTCACGCCCTGGGTGATGAATCGCTCGATGCGAGGAGTGTCCTCGCCGAGCACGCCGAGCGCTCCGTAACGGGCCCCCGTGATCGCCACGGCCAGCTCCACGATCCGCTGGAGCACGGCTTCGAGGTCGAGCTCCGCTGCGAGGGCGAGTCCCGCCTCGATCAACATGCCCGTGCGGGCGTCGTCGGAAGGCACGCTCGTCGACGGCTCGCGATGGCTCACCACCCGAGCCTAG
Above is a window of Actinomycetota bacterium DNA encoding:
- a CDS encoding multicopper oxidase domain-containing protein — translated: MRRFRVGAAALATVLALVAVACSGDGGQAPAAGDGEAAAAAGPVSVDVMLTDFAIDPAAIEVPAGSDITFNVMNHGQSPHTFGVVVDGETIETPSIDVDGSTTLEVPALAAGTYDTLCTVPGHDQLGMVGTLTATDGAADGTTTASGEGSNATSHAGMTAEEMAAGHEQGVKDFLAGKETDTYGNQPMEPEMDGDVEVYNFTVEEIQWEIAKGEFVDAMAFNGQVPGPELRVNEGDRVRFVVQNQMTEPFVLHFHGLTVPNSEDGVPYVTQPPIMPGEYWTYEFTIKDPPGMYVYHSHFNSAEQVDKGLYGSLIVEPKNGNWAPVYGADPAVEYTMFVGDGTLGYNLNGKSFPATQPIVAAKGDWVLIHLANDGALLHPMHLHGFHFMVVGEDGYPLAERNRYLADTLVIAPGSRFDIMVKAEYPGAWAFHCHILPHAEGPEGMFGMVTALVVQ
- a CDS encoding GAF domain-containing sensor histidine kinase, with protein sequence MSHREPSTSVPSDDARTGMLIEAGLALAAELDLEAVLQRIVELAVAITGARYGALGVLGEDTPRIERFITQGVTEQERAAIGHPPVGHGILGLLIRERRPMRIPEIGADPRSAGFPPNHPPMHSFLGAPVTALGQVFGNIYLTEKQGASEFTEDDEAALVVLATQAGVAIENARLYEEMRRAHEELARLELLEERERIAKELHDGVIQALFAVGMGLQGTAAMANDPEIARRIENATEEVDRAIRDLRNYIFGLRPGILADRQLDQALQQLALEFQGRSDVLTIVDVDDGVAAELASRAADVVQLVREALSNVGRHAQATSCRISLRRSDGGAELEVDDDGMGFDPSAPSSGMGMRNLRERVTSLGGELTILSVAGEGTTIRARLPL